From a single Piliocolobus tephrosceles isolate RC106 chromosome 21, ASM277652v3, whole genome shotgun sequence genomic region:
- the POLR2E gene encoding DNA-directed RNA polymerases I, II, and III subunit RPABC1 gives MDDEEETYRLWKIRKTIMQLCHDRGYLVTQDELDQTLEEFKAQYGDKPSEGRPRRTDLTVLVAHNDDPTDQMFVFFPEEPKVGIKTIKVYCQRMQEENITRALIVVQQGMTPSAKQSLVDMAPKYILEQFLQQELLINITEHELVPEHVVMTKEEVTELLARYKLRENQLPRIQAGDPVARYFGIKRGQVVKIIRPSETAGRYITYRLVQ, from the exons ATGGACGACGAGGAGGAGACGTACCGGCTCTGGAAAATCCGCAAGACCATCATGCAG CTGTGCCACGACCGTGGCTACCTGGTGACCCAGGACGAGCTTGACCAGACGCTGGAGGAGTTCAAAGCCCAATATGGAGACAAGCCGAGTGAGGGGCGGCCGCGGCGCACTGACCTCACTGTACTGGTGGCCCACAACGATGACCCCACTGACCAGATGTTTGTGTTCTTTCCAG aggagcccaaggtgggcatCAAGACCATCAAGGTGTACTGCCAGCGCATGCAAGAGGAGAACATCACGCGTGCCCTCATCGTGGTGCAGCAGGGCATGACGCCCTCTGCCAAGCAG TCCCTGGTCGACATGGCCCCCAAGTACATCCTGGAGCAGTTTCTGCAGCAGGAGCTGCTCATCAACATCACGGAGCACGAG CTGGTCCCTGAGCACGTCGTCATGACCAAGGAGGAGGTGACAGAGCTGCTGGCCCGATA TAAGCTCCGAGAGAACCAGCTGCCCAGGATCCAGGCGGGGGACCCTGTGGCGCGCTACTTTGGGATAAAGCGTGGGCAG GTGGTGAAGATCATCCGGCCCAGCGAGACAGCGGGCAGGTACATCACCTACCGGCTGGTGCAGTAG
- the ARHGAP45 gene encoding rho GTPase-activating protein 45 isoform X2 — protein MFSRKKRELMKTPSISKKNRAGSPSPQPSGELPRKDGADAVFPGPSLEPPGGSSSAKATGTLKRPTSLSRHASAAGFPLSGAASWTLGRSHRSPLTAASPGEQPTEGAGPDGVEDISHLLADVARFAEGLEKLKECVLHDDLLEARRPLAHECLGEALRVMRQIISKYPLLNTVETLTAAGTLIAKVKAFHYESNNDLEKQEFEKALETIAVAFSSTVSEFLMGEVDSSTLLAVPPGDSSQSMESLYGPGSEGTPPSLDDCDAGCLPAEEVDVLLQRCEGGVDAALLYAKNMAKYMKDLISYLEKRTTLEMEFAKGLQKIAHNCRQSIVQELHMPLLSIYSLALEQDLEFGHGMVQAVGTLQTQTFMQPLTLRRLEHEKRRKEIKEAWHRAQRKLQEAESNLRKAKQGYTQRCEDHDKARFLVAKAEEEQAGTTPGAGSTVTKTLDKRRRLEEEAKNKAEEAMATYRTCVADAKTQKQELEDTKVTTLRHIQEVIRQSDQTIKTATISYYQMMHMQTAPLPVHFQMLCESSKLYDPGQQYASHVRQLQRDQEPDVHYDFEPHVSANAWSPVLRARKSSFHVSDVAGPEAAGSPPEEGGCIEGAPAKERRAGRGHQVHKSWPLSIADSDGGLDPGPGTGDFKKFERTSSSGTMSSTEELVDPDGGAGPSAFEQADLNGMTPELPVAVPSGPFRHEGLSKAARTHRLRKLRTPAKCRECNSYVYFQGAECEECCLACHKKCLETLAIQCGHKKLQGRLQLFGQDFSQAARSAHDGVPFIVKKCVCEIERRALRTKGIYRVNGVKTRVEKLCQAFENGKELVELSQASPHDISNVLKLYLRQLPEPLISFRLYHELVGLAKDSLKAEAEAKAASRGRQDGSESEAVAVAMAGRLRELLRDLPSENRASLQYLLRHLRRIVEVEQDNKMTPGNLGIVFGPTLLRPRPTEATVSLSSLVDYPHQARVIETLIVHYGLVFEEKPEETPGGQDESSSQRAEVVIQVPYLEAGEGVAYPLQEAAEDGCRESRVVSNDSDSDLEEASELLSSSEASALRRLSFLEQQQSEASLEEASGSHSGSEEQLEATAREDGNEDNPAQQPSGFNTNQSNNVLQAPLPTGRLRGGQIALGSCRERQPEFV, from the exons ATGTTCTCCAGGAAGAAACGAGAGCTCATGAAAACCCCTTCCATCTCGAAAAAGAACCGCGCGGGAAGCCCCAGCCCGCAGCCCTCGGGG GAGCTGCCCAGGAAGGATGGAGCCGATGCCGTGTTCCCTGGACCAAGTCTGGAGCCGCCCGGTGGGTCCTCCAGCGCCAAGGCCACAGGCACCCTCAAGCGGCCTACCAGCCTGAGCCGCCACGCCAGCGCAGCTGGTTTCCCGCTGTCGGGTGCCGCCTCTTGGACACTGGGCCGGAGCCACCGGAGCCCGCTGACAGCTGCCAGCCCGGGCGAGCAGCCCACCGAGGGCGCTGGCCCAGACGGCGTGGAGGACATCTCCCATCTGCTGGCGGATGTGGCCCGCTTCGCTGAGGGCCTTGAGAAACTTAAGGAGTGTGTGTTGCATGACG ACCTCCTTGAGGCCCGCCGCCCGCTGGCCCACGAGTGCCTGGGTGAGGCCCTGCGTGTCATGCGTCAGATCATCTCCAAGTACCCGCTGCTGAACACCGTGGAGACGCTCACGGCAGCCGGCACCCTCATTGCCAAGGTCAAAG CCTTCCATTACGAGAGCAACAATGATCTGGAGAAACAGGAGTTTGAGAAGGCCCTGGAGACGATTGCTGTGGCCTTCAGTAGCAC GGTGTCCGAGTTCCTCATGGGTGAAGTGGACAGCAGCACCCTCCTAGCAGTGCCTCCCGGGGACTCGAGCCAG TCCATGGAAAGCCTGTACGGACCGGGCAGTGAGGGTACCCCTCCCAGTCTTGACGACTGCGATGCCG GCTGCCTGCCCGCCGAGGAGGTGGACGTGCTGCTGCAGCGCTGTGAGGGGGGCGTGGATGCTGCGCTCCTGTATGCCAAGAACATGGCCAAGTACATGAAGGACCTCATCAGCTATCTGGAGAAGCGGACGACGCTGG AGATGGAGTTTGCCAAGGGCCTGCAGAAGATCGCTCACAACTGCAGACAGAGCATTGTGCAAGAG CTCCACATGCCGCTCCTGTCCATCTACTCGCTGGCCCTGGAGCAGGACCTGGAGTTCGGCCACGGCATGGTGCAGGCGGTGGGCACCTTGCAGACCCAGACCTTCATGCAG CCCCTGACCCTGCGGCGGCTTGAACACGAGAAGCGCAGGAAGGAGATCAAGGAGGCCTGGCACCGCGCCCAGAGGAAGCTG CAAGAGGCAGAGTCTAACCTGCGCAAGGCCAAGCAGGGTTACACGCAGCGCTGCGAGGACCACGACAAAGCTCGCTTCCTCGTGGCCAAGGCAGAGGAGGAGCAGGCTGGCACCACGCCGGGAGCCGGCAGCACAGTCACCAAGACGCTGGACAAGCGGCGGCGGCTGGAGGAGGAGGCCAAGAACAAG GCGGAGGAAGCTATGGCCACCTACCGCACCTGCGTGGCCGACGCGAAGACGCAGAAGCAGGAGCTGGAGGATACCAAGGTGACGACGCTGCGGCATATCCAAGAGGTCATCCGGCAGAGCGACCAGACCATCAAGACG GCCACCATCTCCTACTATCAGATGATGCATATGCAGACGGCGCCGCTGCCCGTGCACTTCCAGATGCTGTGTGAGAGCAGCAAGCTGTACGACCCGGGCCAGCAGTACGCCTCGCACGTGCGCCAGCTGCAGCGGGACCAGGAGCCCGATGTGCACTACGACTTTGAGCCCCACGTCTCCGCCAACGCCTG GTCCCCAGTCCTGCGTGCCCGGAAGAGCAGCTTCCACGTGAGTGATGTGGCGGGGCCCGAGGCTGCCGGAAGCCCCCCAGAGGAAGGCGGTTGCATTGAGGGCGCACCTGCCAAGGAGCGCCGGG CCGGGCGAGGACACCAGGTTCACAAGTCATGGCCGCTCTCGATCGCAGACTCGGACGGTGGGCTGGACCCCGGCCCTGGCACAG GGGACTTTAAGAAGTTTGAGCGGACGTCATCCAGTGGCACCATGTCGTCCACGGAGGAGCTGGTGGACCCGGATGGTGGAGCTGGGCCTTCAGCCTTCGAGCAGG CTGACCTCAACGGCATGACCCCTGAGCTGCCAGTGGCTGTGCCCAGTGGGCCGTTCCGCCACGAGGGGCTGTCCAAGGCGGCCCGTACTCACCGGCTCCGGAAGCTCCGCACGCCCGCCAAGTGCCGCGAGTGCAACAGCTACGTCTACTTCCAGGGTGCTGAGTGCGAGGAG TGCTGTCTGGCCTGCCACAAAAAATGTCTGGAGACGCTGGCCATACAGTGCGGGCACAAGAAGCTGCAGGGCCGCCTGCAGCTGTTCGGCCAGGACTTCAGCCAGGCGGCCCGCAGTGCCCACGACGGCGTGCCCTTCATTGTCAAGAAGTGCGTCTGCGAGATCGAGCGGCGGGCGCTGCGCACCAAG GGCATCTACCGGGTCAATGGGGTAAAGACGCGCGTGGAGAAGCTATGCCAGGCCTTTGAGAACGGCAAGGAGCTGGTCGAGTTGTCGCAGGCCTCTCCCCACGACATCAGCAACGTTCTCAAGCTCTACCTGCGCCAG CTTCCCGAGCCGCTCATCTCCTTCCGCCTCTACCACGAGCTCGTGGGGCTGGCTAAGGACAGCCTGAAGGCAGAGGCCGAGGCCAAGGCGGCGTCCCGGGGCCGTCAGGACGGCTCGGAGAGCGAGGCAGTGGCGGTGGCCATGGCAGGTCGGCTGCGGGAGCTCCTGCGGGACCTGCCGTCCGAGAACCGGGCCTCGCTGCAGTACCTGCTGCGGCACCTACGCAG GATCGTGGAGGTGGAGCAGGACAACAAGATGACCCCTGGGAACCTGGGCATCGTGTTCGGGCCCACGCTGCTGCGGCCACGGCCCACCGAGGCCACCGTGTCTCTCTCCTCCCTGGTGGATTACCCCCACCAGGCCCGCGTCATTGAGACTCTCATCGTCCACTATGGGCTGGTCTTCGAGGAGAAGCCGGAGGAGACCCCCGGGGGCCAG GACGAGTCATCCAGCCAGCGAGCTGAGGTGGTCATCCAGGTGCCATACCTGGAAGCGGGCGAGGGGGTGGCCTACCCCCTGCAGGAGGCTGCGGAGGACGGGTGCAGAG AATCCCGAGTTGTGTCCAACGACTCAGACTCGGACCTAGAGGAGGCCTCCGAGCTGCTGTCCTCATCAGAGGCCAGTGCCCTGcgccgcctcagcttcctggagcAGCAGCAGAGCGAGGCCAGCCTGGAGGAGGCTTCTGGCAGCCACAGCGGCAGCGAGGAGCAGCTGGAGGCCACCGCCCGGGAGGACGGGAACGAGGACAACCCGGCCCAGCAGCCCTCAGGATTCAACACAAACCAGTCCAACAACGTGCTGCAGGCCCCACTGCCCACTGGGAGGCTCCGTGGCGGGCAGATTGCGCTGGGCTCCTGCAGGGAGAGGCAGCCTGAGTTCGTGTGA
- the ARHGAP45 gene encoding rho GTPase-activating protein 45 isoform X1, with product MLGRRLGARASYSPYRAGRRGPQQRGRDPGIQLTELPRKDGADAVFPGPSLEPPGGSSSAKATGTLKRPTSLSRHASAAGFPLSGAASWTLGRSHRSPLTAASPGEQPTEGAGPDGVEDISHLLADVARFAEGLEKLKECVLHDDLLEARRPLAHECLGEALRVMRQIISKYPLLNTVETLTAAGTLIAKVKAFHYESNNDLEKQEFEKALETIAVAFSSTVSEFLMGEVDSSTLLAVPPGDSSQSMESLYGPGSEGTPPSLDDCDAGCLPAEEVDVLLQRCEGGVDAALLYAKNMAKYMKDLISYLEKRTTLEMEFAKGLQKIAHNCRQSIVQELHMPLLSIYSLALEQDLEFGHGMVQAVGTLQTQTFMQPLTLRRLEHEKRRKEIKEAWHRAQRKLQEAESNLRKAKQGYTQRCEDHDKARFLVAKAEEEQAGTTPGAGSTVTKTLDKRRRLEEEAKNKAEEAMATYRTCVADAKTQKQELEDTKVTTLRHIQEVIRQSDQTIKTATISYYQMMHMQTAPLPVHFQMLCESSKLYDPGQQYASHVRQLQRDQEPDVHYDFEPHVSANAWSPVLRARKSSFHVSDVAGPEAAGSPPEEGGCIEGAPAKERRAGRGHQVHKSWPLSIADSDGGLDPGPGTGDFKKFERTSSSGTMSSTEELVDPDGGAGPSAFEQADLNGMTPELPVAVPSGPFRHEGLSKAARTHRLRKLRTPAKCRECNSYVYFQGAECEECCLACHKKCLETLAIQCGHKKLQGRLQLFGQDFSQAARSAHDGVPFIVKKCVCEIERRALRTKGIYRVNGVKTRVEKLCQAFENGKELVELSQASPHDISNVLKLYLRQLPEPLISFRLYHELVGLAKDSLKAEAEAKAASRGRQDGSESEAVAVAMAGRLRELLRDLPSENRASLQYLLRHLRRIVEVEQDNKMTPGNLGIVFGPTLLRPRPTEATVSLSSLVDYPHQARVIETLIVHYGLVFEEKPEETPGGQDESSSQRAEVVIQVPYLEAGEGVAYPLQEAAEDGCRESRVVSNDSDSDLEEASELLSSSEASALRRLSFLEQQQSEASLEEASGSHSGSEEQLEATAREDGNEDNPAQQPSGFNTNQSNNVLQAPLPTGRLRGGQIALGSCRERQPEFV from the exons ATGCTGGGGCGGCGGCTGGGGGCTCGTGCCAGTTACAGCCCCTACAGGGCGGGACGGCGGGGGCCACAGCAGAGAGGCCGGGACCCCGGCATTCAGCTCACG GAGCTGCCCAGGAAGGATGGAGCCGATGCCGTGTTCCCTGGACCAAGTCTGGAGCCGCCCGGTGGGTCCTCCAGCGCCAAGGCCACAGGCACCCTCAAGCGGCCTACCAGCCTGAGCCGCCACGCCAGCGCAGCTGGTTTCCCGCTGTCGGGTGCCGCCTCTTGGACACTGGGCCGGAGCCACCGGAGCCCGCTGACAGCTGCCAGCCCGGGCGAGCAGCCCACCGAGGGCGCTGGCCCAGACGGCGTGGAGGACATCTCCCATCTGCTGGCGGATGTGGCCCGCTTCGCTGAGGGCCTTGAGAAACTTAAGGAGTGTGTGTTGCATGACG ACCTCCTTGAGGCCCGCCGCCCGCTGGCCCACGAGTGCCTGGGTGAGGCCCTGCGTGTCATGCGTCAGATCATCTCCAAGTACCCGCTGCTGAACACCGTGGAGACGCTCACGGCAGCCGGCACCCTCATTGCCAAGGTCAAAG CCTTCCATTACGAGAGCAACAATGATCTGGAGAAACAGGAGTTTGAGAAGGCCCTGGAGACGATTGCTGTGGCCTTCAGTAGCAC GGTGTCCGAGTTCCTCATGGGTGAAGTGGACAGCAGCACCCTCCTAGCAGTGCCTCCCGGGGACTCGAGCCAG TCCATGGAAAGCCTGTACGGACCGGGCAGTGAGGGTACCCCTCCCAGTCTTGACGACTGCGATGCCG GCTGCCTGCCCGCCGAGGAGGTGGACGTGCTGCTGCAGCGCTGTGAGGGGGGCGTGGATGCTGCGCTCCTGTATGCCAAGAACATGGCCAAGTACATGAAGGACCTCATCAGCTATCTGGAGAAGCGGACGACGCTGG AGATGGAGTTTGCCAAGGGCCTGCAGAAGATCGCTCACAACTGCAGACAGAGCATTGTGCAAGAG CTCCACATGCCGCTCCTGTCCATCTACTCGCTGGCCCTGGAGCAGGACCTGGAGTTCGGCCACGGCATGGTGCAGGCGGTGGGCACCTTGCAGACCCAGACCTTCATGCAG CCCCTGACCCTGCGGCGGCTTGAACACGAGAAGCGCAGGAAGGAGATCAAGGAGGCCTGGCACCGCGCCCAGAGGAAGCTG CAAGAGGCAGAGTCTAACCTGCGCAAGGCCAAGCAGGGTTACACGCAGCGCTGCGAGGACCACGACAAAGCTCGCTTCCTCGTGGCCAAGGCAGAGGAGGAGCAGGCTGGCACCACGCCGGGAGCCGGCAGCACAGTCACCAAGACGCTGGACAAGCGGCGGCGGCTGGAGGAGGAGGCCAAGAACAAG GCGGAGGAAGCTATGGCCACCTACCGCACCTGCGTGGCCGACGCGAAGACGCAGAAGCAGGAGCTGGAGGATACCAAGGTGACGACGCTGCGGCATATCCAAGAGGTCATCCGGCAGAGCGACCAGACCATCAAGACG GCCACCATCTCCTACTATCAGATGATGCATATGCAGACGGCGCCGCTGCCCGTGCACTTCCAGATGCTGTGTGAGAGCAGCAAGCTGTACGACCCGGGCCAGCAGTACGCCTCGCACGTGCGCCAGCTGCAGCGGGACCAGGAGCCCGATGTGCACTACGACTTTGAGCCCCACGTCTCCGCCAACGCCTG GTCCCCAGTCCTGCGTGCCCGGAAGAGCAGCTTCCACGTGAGTGATGTGGCGGGGCCCGAGGCTGCCGGAAGCCCCCCAGAGGAAGGCGGTTGCATTGAGGGCGCACCTGCCAAGGAGCGCCGGG CCGGGCGAGGACACCAGGTTCACAAGTCATGGCCGCTCTCGATCGCAGACTCGGACGGTGGGCTGGACCCCGGCCCTGGCACAG GGGACTTTAAGAAGTTTGAGCGGACGTCATCCAGTGGCACCATGTCGTCCACGGAGGAGCTGGTGGACCCGGATGGTGGAGCTGGGCCTTCAGCCTTCGAGCAGG CTGACCTCAACGGCATGACCCCTGAGCTGCCAGTGGCTGTGCCCAGTGGGCCGTTCCGCCACGAGGGGCTGTCCAAGGCGGCCCGTACTCACCGGCTCCGGAAGCTCCGCACGCCCGCCAAGTGCCGCGAGTGCAACAGCTACGTCTACTTCCAGGGTGCTGAGTGCGAGGAG TGCTGTCTGGCCTGCCACAAAAAATGTCTGGAGACGCTGGCCATACAGTGCGGGCACAAGAAGCTGCAGGGCCGCCTGCAGCTGTTCGGCCAGGACTTCAGCCAGGCGGCCCGCAGTGCCCACGACGGCGTGCCCTTCATTGTCAAGAAGTGCGTCTGCGAGATCGAGCGGCGGGCGCTGCGCACCAAG GGCATCTACCGGGTCAATGGGGTAAAGACGCGCGTGGAGAAGCTATGCCAGGCCTTTGAGAACGGCAAGGAGCTGGTCGAGTTGTCGCAGGCCTCTCCCCACGACATCAGCAACGTTCTCAAGCTCTACCTGCGCCAG CTTCCCGAGCCGCTCATCTCCTTCCGCCTCTACCACGAGCTCGTGGGGCTGGCTAAGGACAGCCTGAAGGCAGAGGCCGAGGCCAAGGCGGCGTCCCGGGGCCGTCAGGACGGCTCGGAGAGCGAGGCAGTGGCGGTGGCCATGGCAGGTCGGCTGCGGGAGCTCCTGCGGGACCTGCCGTCCGAGAACCGGGCCTCGCTGCAGTACCTGCTGCGGCACCTACGCAG GATCGTGGAGGTGGAGCAGGACAACAAGATGACCCCTGGGAACCTGGGCATCGTGTTCGGGCCCACGCTGCTGCGGCCACGGCCCACCGAGGCCACCGTGTCTCTCTCCTCCCTGGTGGATTACCCCCACCAGGCCCGCGTCATTGAGACTCTCATCGTCCACTATGGGCTGGTCTTCGAGGAGAAGCCGGAGGAGACCCCCGGGGGCCAG GACGAGTCATCCAGCCAGCGAGCTGAGGTGGTCATCCAGGTGCCATACCTGGAAGCGGGCGAGGGGGTGGCCTACCCCCTGCAGGAGGCTGCGGAGGACGGGTGCAGAG AATCCCGAGTTGTGTCCAACGACTCAGACTCGGACCTAGAGGAGGCCTCCGAGCTGCTGTCCTCATCAGAGGCCAGTGCCCTGcgccgcctcagcttcctggagcAGCAGCAGAGCGAGGCCAGCCTGGAGGAGGCTTCTGGCAGCCACAGCGGCAGCGAGGAGCAGCTGGAGGCCACCGCCCGGGAGGACGGGAACGAGGACAACCCGGCCCAGCAGCCCTCAGGATTCAACACAAACCAGTCCAACAACGTGCTGCAGGCCCCACTGCCCACTGGGAGGCTCCGTGGCGGGCAGATTGCGCTGGGCTCCTGCAGGGAGAGGCAGCCTGAGTTCGTGTGA
- the ARHGAP45 gene encoding rho GTPase-activating protein 45 isoform X3, which yields MCICGTAHPALDEGPVRCRAGPRDLLEARRPLAHECLGEALRVMRQIISKYPLLNTVETLTAAGTLIAKVKAFHYESNNDLEKQEFEKALETIAVAFSSTVSEFLMGEVDSSTLLAVPPGDSSQSMESLYGPGSEGTPPSLDDCDAGCLPAEEVDVLLQRCEGGVDAALLYAKNMAKYMKDLISYLEKRTTLEMEFAKGLQKIAHNCRQSIVQELHMPLLSIYSLALEQDLEFGHGMVQAVGTLQTQTFMQPLTLRRLEHEKRRKEIKEAWHRAQRKLQEAESNLRKAKQGYTQRCEDHDKARFLVAKAEEEQAGTTPGAGSTVTKTLDKRRRLEEEAKNKAEEAMATYRTCVADAKTQKQELEDTKVTTLRHIQEVIRQSDQTIKTATISYYQMMHMQTAPLPVHFQMLCESSKLYDPGQQYASHVRQLQRDQEPDVHYDFEPHVSANAWSPVLRARKSSFHVSDVAGPEAAGSPPEEGGCIEGAPAKERRAGRGHQVHKSWPLSIADSDGGLDPGPGTGDFKKFERTSSSGTMSSTEELVDPDGGAGPSAFEQADLNGMTPELPVAVPSGPFRHEGLSKAARTHRLRKLRTPAKCRECNSYVYFQGAECEECCLACHKKCLETLAIQCGHKKLQGRLQLFGQDFSQAARSAHDGVPFIVKKCVCEIERRALRTKGIYRVNGVKTRVEKLCQAFENGKELVELSQASPHDISNVLKLYLRQLPEPLISFRLYHELVGLAKDSLKAEAEAKAASRGRQDGSESEAVAVAMAGRLRELLRDLPSENRASLQYLLRHLRRIVEVEQDNKMTPGNLGIVFGPTLLRPRPTEATVSLSSLVDYPHQARVIETLIVHYGLVFEEKPEETPGGQDESSSQRAEVVIQVPYLEAGEGVAYPLQEAAEDGCRESRVVSNDSDSDLEEASELLSSSEASALRRLSFLEQQQSEASLEEASGSHSGSEEQLEATAREDGNEDNPAQQPSGFNTNQSNNVLQAPLPTGRLRGGQIALGSCRERQPEFV from the exons ATGTGTATCTGCGGGACGGCGCACCCGGCGCTGGACGAGGGCCCCGTGCGCTGCCGGGCGGGTCCCCGAG ACCTCCTTGAGGCCCGCCGCCCGCTGGCCCACGAGTGCCTGGGTGAGGCCCTGCGTGTCATGCGTCAGATCATCTCCAAGTACCCGCTGCTGAACACCGTGGAGACGCTCACGGCAGCCGGCACCCTCATTGCCAAGGTCAAAG CCTTCCATTACGAGAGCAACAATGATCTGGAGAAACAGGAGTTTGAGAAGGCCCTGGAGACGATTGCTGTGGCCTTCAGTAGCAC GGTGTCCGAGTTCCTCATGGGTGAAGTGGACAGCAGCACCCTCCTAGCAGTGCCTCCCGGGGACTCGAGCCAG TCCATGGAAAGCCTGTACGGACCGGGCAGTGAGGGTACCCCTCCCAGTCTTGACGACTGCGATGCCG GCTGCCTGCCCGCCGAGGAGGTGGACGTGCTGCTGCAGCGCTGTGAGGGGGGCGTGGATGCTGCGCTCCTGTATGCCAAGAACATGGCCAAGTACATGAAGGACCTCATCAGCTATCTGGAGAAGCGGACGACGCTGG AGATGGAGTTTGCCAAGGGCCTGCAGAAGATCGCTCACAACTGCAGACAGAGCATTGTGCAAGAG CTCCACATGCCGCTCCTGTCCATCTACTCGCTGGCCCTGGAGCAGGACCTGGAGTTCGGCCACGGCATGGTGCAGGCGGTGGGCACCTTGCAGACCCAGACCTTCATGCAG CCCCTGACCCTGCGGCGGCTTGAACACGAGAAGCGCAGGAAGGAGATCAAGGAGGCCTGGCACCGCGCCCAGAGGAAGCTG CAAGAGGCAGAGTCTAACCTGCGCAAGGCCAAGCAGGGTTACACGCAGCGCTGCGAGGACCACGACAAAGCTCGCTTCCTCGTGGCCAAGGCAGAGGAGGAGCAGGCTGGCACCACGCCGGGAGCCGGCAGCACAGTCACCAAGACGCTGGACAAGCGGCGGCGGCTGGAGGAGGAGGCCAAGAACAAG GCGGAGGAAGCTATGGCCACCTACCGCACCTGCGTGGCCGACGCGAAGACGCAGAAGCAGGAGCTGGAGGATACCAAGGTGACGACGCTGCGGCATATCCAAGAGGTCATCCGGCAGAGCGACCAGACCATCAAGACG GCCACCATCTCCTACTATCAGATGATGCATATGCAGACGGCGCCGCTGCCCGTGCACTTCCAGATGCTGTGTGAGAGCAGCAAGCTGTACGACCCGGGCCAGCAGTACGCCTCGCACGTGCGCCAGCTGCAGCGGGACCAGGAGCCCGATGTGCACTACGACTTTGAGCCCCACGTCTCCGCCAACGCCTG GTCCCCAGTCCTGCGTGCCCGGAAGAGCAGCTTCCACGTGAGTGATGTGGCGGGGCCCGAGGCTGCCGGAAGCCCCCCAGAGGAAGGCGGTTGCATTGAGGGCGCACCTGCCAAGGAGCGCCGGG CCGGGCGAGGACACCAGGTTCACAAGTCATGGCCGCTCTCGATCGCAGACTCGGACGGTGGGCTGGACCCCGGCCCTGGCACAG GGGACTTTAAGAAGTTTGAGCGGACGTCATCCAGTGGCACCATGTCGTCCACGGAGGAGCTGGTGGACCCGGATGGTGGAGCTGGGCCTTCAGCCTTCGAGCAGG CTGACCTCAACGGCATGACCCCTGAGCTGCCAGTGGCTGTGCCCAGTGGGCCGTTCCGCCACGAGGGGCTGTCCAAGGCGGCCCGTACTCACCGGCTCCGGAAGCTCCGCACGCCCGCCAAGTGCCGCGAGTGCAACAGCTACGTCTACTTCCAGGGTGCTGAGTGCGAGGAG TGCTGTCTGGCCTGCCACAAAAAATGTCTGGAGACGCTGGCCATACAGTGCGGGCACAAGAAGCTGCAGGGCCGCCTGCAGCTGTTCGGCCAGGACTTCAGCCAGGCGGCCCGCAGTGCCCACGACGGCGTGCCCTTCATTGTCAAGAAGTGCGTCTGCGAGATCGAGCGGCGGGCGCTGCGCACCAAG GGCATCTACCGGGTCAATGGGGTAAAGACGCGCGTGGAGAAGCTATGCCAGGCCTTTGAGAACGGCAAGGAGCTGGTCGAGTTGTCGCAGGCCTCTCCCCACGACATCAGCAACGTTCTCAAGCTCTACCTGCGCCAG CTTCCCGAGCCGCTCATCTCCTTCCGCCTCTACCACGAGCTCGTGGGGCTGGCTAAGGACAGCCTGAAGGCAGAGGCCGAGGCCAAGGCGGCGTCCCGGGGCCGTCAGGACGGCTCGGAGAGCGAGGCAGTGGCGGTGGCCATGGCAGGTCGGCTGCGGGAGCTCCTGCGGGACCTGCCGTCCGAGAACCGGGCCTCGCTGCAGTACCTGCTGCGGCACCTACGCAG GATCGTGGAGGTGGAGCAGGACAACAAGATGACCCCTGGGAACCTGGGCATCGTGTTCGGGCCCACGCTGCTGCGGCCACGGCCCACCGAGGCCACCGTGTCTCTCTCCTCCCTGGTGGATTACCCCCACCAGGCCCGCGTCATTGAGACTCTCATCGTCCACTATGGGCTGGTCTTCGAGGAGAAGCCGGAGGAGACCCCCGGGGGCCAG GACGAGTCATCCAGCCAGCGAGCTGAGGTGGTCATCCAGGTGCCATACCTGGAAGCGGGCGAGGGGGTGGCCTACCCCCTGCAGGAGGCTGCGGAGGACGGGTGCAGAG AATCCCGAGTTGTGTCCAACGACTCAGACTCGGACCTAGAGGAGGCCTCCGAGCTGCTGTCCTCATCAGAGGCCAGTGCCCTGcgccgcctcagcttcctggagcAGCAGCAGAGCGAGGCCAGCCTGGAGGAGGCTTCTGGCAGCCACAGCGGCAGCGAGGAGCAGCTGGAGGCCACCGCCCGGGAGGACGGGAACGAGGACAACCCGGCCCAGCAGCCCTCAGGATTCAACACAAACCAGTCCAACAACGTGCTGCAGGCCCCACTGCCCACTGGGAGGCTCCGTGGCGGGCAGATTGCGCTGGGCTCCTGCAGGGAGAGGCAGCCTGAGTTCGTGTGA